One window from the genome of Enterobacteriaceae bacterium Kacie_13 encodes:
- a CDS encoding YfiM family lipoprotein: MAHSSFPPYKLSLIALILLSSGCTHFANDQWTGKDKAEHFVGSAVLAAAATAYGNNQGWSEARSRSFGLLFSVSLGAAKELYDSREGGSGWSWKDFSWDITGAAVGYSAYHLTHY, translated from the coding sequence ATGGCCCACTCATCTTTCCCTCCTTATAAACTCTCATTAATAGCCCTCATATTATTAAGTAGTGGCTGCACTCACTTCGCCAACGATCAATGGACCGGTAAAGACAAAGCCGAGCACTTTGTGGGATCAGCAGTTTTAGCTGCTGCAGCTACCGCCTATGGGAATAATCAGGGATGGAGTGAGGCGCGCAGTCGTTCTTTCGGCTTGCTGTTTTCGGTGAGTCTGGGTGCGGCAAAAGAACTTTATGATAGCAGGGAAGGCGGCAGTGGCTGGAGCTGGAAAGATTTCAGCTGGGATATCACAGGCGCGGCAGTGGGGTACAGTGCTTATCATTTGACGCATTATTGA